A genomic window from Halogeometricum borinquense DSM 11551 includes:
- a CDS encoding alpha/beta fold hydrolase has product MPVASNDGVSCYYERDGDGDPVVFVGDAGYGAWQWGWQHAAVAGPYESVVTDVRGAGRSDAPPGPYSIADLVTDLTSVLSDAGFRSAAVVGAGLGGIVGLEAARTTARVDRLVCLGSAATGDQLDLESLYAPPNDRDGLKQSLKAAFSDRFVEEQPDAIQQMIAWRSEEDASPRAWEAQIAAIRDYALDAAYEVTTPTLVVHGTDDAVWPVERGRELAESLPRGEFAAVEDAGHLAHIEQSKRVNDELLAFLADDE; this is encoded by the coding sequence ATGCCTGTGGCTTCGAACGACGGCGTTTCCTGCTACTACGAACGTGACGGCGACGGCGACCCGGTCGTATTCGTCGGTGACGCGGGATACGGCGCGTGGCAGTGGGGGTGGCAGCACGCGGCCGTCGCGGGACCGTACGAGAGCGTCGTTACGGACGTTCGCGGCGCCGGGCGGTCCGATGCGCCACCGGGACCGTACTCGATTGCCGACCTCGTCACGGATCTCACTAGCGTTCTCTCCGATGCGGGATTCCGCTCTGCGGCCGTTGTCGGTGCCGGACTCGGTGGAATCGTCGGATTGGAAGCGGCGCGAACCACCGCGCGCGTGGACCGGCTGGTCTGTCTCGGGTCCGCGGCGACGGGCGACCAGTTGGACCTCGAATCGCTCTACGCGCCGCCGAACGACCGCGACGGCCTCAAGCAATCGCTGAAAGCGGCGTTCTCTGACCGATTCGTCGAAGAACAACCCGATGCGATCCAGCAGATGATCGCGTGGCGCTCCGAGGAGGATGCGTCTCCCCGAGCGTGGGAGGCACAAATTGCCGCTATCCGTGACTACGCACTCGACGCCGCGTACGAGGTGACGACACCCACGTTAGTCGTCCACGGCACCGACGACGCCGTCTGGCCCGTCGAACGCGGACGCGAACTGGCCGAAAGCCTCCCGCGAGGCGAGTTCGCCGCCGTCGAGGACGCCGGTCACTTGGCGCACATCGAGCAGTCAAAGCGAGTGAACGACGAACTGCTGGCGTTCCTCGCCGACGACGAGTGA
- a CDS encoding DUF7504 family protein has protein sequence MELTERVTQETRDATSVLVLRPQLQAGSDATCKRLLVGDSRPVHLLGICFSTSPTQWYDQWEQVLGGPPADAAVITTPDSFVDDKPDGLVVETVGNPADVTGIGMQATKYLNSWEEDDATVVVALDSLTLMLQYVSLETLYRFLHVLTRRLDVLGATGLFFLDPSAQDQKTVNTLKTLFHGVLSYEEQAGDWQLRTQ, from the coding sequence ATGGAACTCACAGAACGTGTGACACAAGAGACGCGGGACGCAACGAGCGTCCTTGTCCTTCGCCCGCAGTTGCAGGCCGGATCGGATGCGACGTGTAAACGGCTCCTTGTGGGCGACTCGCGTCCTGTTCATCTTCTCGGAATCTGTTTTTCGACCTCACCCACCCAATGGTACGACCAGTGGGAGCAGGTTCTCGGTGGTCCACCCGCCGACGCTGCCGTCATCACGACGCCGGATTCGTTCGTGGACGACAAGCCCGATGGCCTCGTCGTCGAGACGGTCGGAAATCCTGCGGACGTGACCGGTATTGGAATGCAGGCGACGAAATATCTGAACTCGTGGGAAGAAGACGATGCCACGGTGGTTGTCGCGCTCGACTCGCTCACACTCATGCTCCAGTACGTCTCACTGGAGACGCTGTACCGATTCTTGCACGTTCTGACGAGACGCCTCGACGTACTCGGCGCGACCGGGCTGTTCTTCCTCGACCCATCGGCGCAAGACCAAAAGACGGTGAACACGCTCAAGACGCTCTTTCACGGCGTATTGTCGTATGAAGAACAAGCAGGCGATTGGCAGTTGCGGACACAGTAG
- the alaS gene encoding alanine--tRNA ligase, which produces MSELESEYRLDYFEEEGFYRKQCPVTDAYFWTRDPDRETCGEPPADDYSFIDNPGFGEEYTIEEMREEFLSFFEEHDHERIEPYPVAANRWRDDVLLTQASIYDFQPLVTSGQTPPPANPLTISQPCIRMQDIDNVGKTGRHTMAFEMMAHHAFNAREEVDDQYAYSGEVYWKDRTVELCDEFFEHMGADLEEITYIEDPWVGGGNAGPAFEVLYQGAELATLVFMSMEQDPEGEYEMKDGNRYSPMDTYIVDTGYGLERWAWVSQGTATVYEAVYPDMIQFLKENAGISLTAEEEELVHRAAKLSGYLDIDEVDDVYEARVDIADELGVDADELAELLRPLEDIYAIADHCRTLAYMFGDGIVPSNVGTGYLARMVLRRTKRLVDSVGVDAPLDELVDMQAERLEYQNRDTIRDIVRTEERKYRETLERGTRKVQSLADDYADREESIPVTELIELYDSHGIQPDMVADIAEERGATVDVPDNFYSLVADRHEGEGATEAAEEREERLADLPDTEKLYYDDQERTEFEAVVLDVIEREEGYDVVLDQTMFYPEGGGQPADHGTISTDDKTVQVSDVQIRDGVVLHRTDEDPGKGEFVRGQLDVERRRRLMRHHTATHVVGHAARQVLGDHIRQAGAQKGTDRARFDITHYERITREEVKQIEQVANEIVMQNIAVKQEWPDRHEAEDKYGFDLYQGGIPPGRNIRVITVGDDVQACGGTHVKRTGDIGSIKILTTEPVQDGIERIVFAAGDAAIEATQETEDALYEAAEVLDVNPEDVPDTAERFFTEWKERGKTIDRLKSELAEARAAAETEEIDVSGTPAVVQRLDGDADELRATANAIVDEGKVAVLGSAAGGSAQFVVGVPDNVGINAGEVVGQLAASVGGGGGGPPDFAQGGGPNVEKLDETLDEAPDVLRQVLDA; this is translated from the coding sequence ATGAGCGAACTCGAATCGGAGTACCGCCTCGACTATTTCGAGGAGGAGGGGTTCTACCGGAAACAGTGTCCGGTGACCGACGCGTACTTCTGGACGCGGGACCCCGACCGGGAGACGTGCGGGGAACCGCCCGCGGACGATTACTCGTTCATCGATAACCCCGGTTTCGGCGAGGAGTACACCATCGAAGAGATGCGGGAGGAGTTCCTTTCGTTCTTCGAGGAGCACGACCACGAACGCATCGAACCGTATCCGGTCGCGGCGAACCGATGGCGTGACGACGTGCTCTTGACGCAGGCGTCTATCTACGACTTCCAACCGCTCGTCACCAGCGGTCAGACGCCGCCGCCGGCAAACCCCCTCACCATCTCACAACCCTGCATCCGGATGCAGGACATCGACAACGTGGGCAAGACGGGCCGCCACACGATGGCGTTCGAGATGATGGCCCACCACGCGTTCAACGCCCGCGAGGAGGTTGATGACCAGTACGCCTACTCCGGTGAAGTCTACTGGAAGGACCGGACAGTCGAACTCTGCGACGAGTTCTTCGAGCATATGGGTGCCGACCTCGAAGAGATCACCTACATCGAGGACCCGTGGGTCGGTGGCGGGAACGCCGGCCCCGCCTTCGAGGTACTCTATCAGGGTGCCGAACTCGCCACGCTCGTCTTCATGTCGATGGAGCAGGATCCCGAAGGCGAGTACGAGATGAAAGACGGCAACCGGTACTCGCCGATGGACACCTACATCGTCGATACCGGATACGGTCTCGAACGCTGGGCGTGGGTGTCGCAGGGCACCGCCACCGTCTACGAGGCTGTCTATCCCGATATGATCCAGTTCCTCAAGGAGAACGCGGGCATCTCCCTCACGGCCGAGGAAGAGGAACTCGTCCACCGGGCGGCGAAACTGTCCGGCTACCTCGATATCGACGAAGTTGACGACGTGTACGAGGCGCGCGTTGACATCGCCGACGAGTTAGGTGTCGATGCCGACGAACTGGCCGAACTCCTCCGACCCCTCGAAGACATCTACGCCATCGCGGACCACTGCCGAACGCTCGCCTACATGTTCGGTGACGGCATCGTCCCCTCGAACGTCGGGACGGGCTATCTCGCGCGAATGGTGCTTCGCCGGACGAAGCGCCTCGTAGACAGCGTGGGCGTTGACGCTCCGCTCGACGAACTCGTGGACATGCAGGCCGAGCGTCTCGAGTACCAGAACCGCGACACCATCCGCGATATCGTGCGGACCGAAGAGCGCAAATACCGCGAGACGCTCGAACGCGGAACGCGAAAGGTCCAGTCGCTGGCTGATGACTACGCCGACCGCGAGGAGTCCATCCCCGTCACGGAACTCATCGAACTGTACGACTCCCACGGCATCCAGCCCGATATGGTGGCCGACATCGCCGAGGAACGCGGCGCGACGGTTGACGTTCCGGACAACTTCTACTCGCTTGTCGCAGACCGCCACGAGGGAGAAGGAGCTACGGAGGCCGCCGAGGAACGCGAGGAGCGACTCGCGGATCTGCCGGACACCGAGAAACTCTACTACGACGACCAAGAGCGAACGGAGTTCGAGGCGGTCGTCCTCGACGTTATCGAACGCGAGGAAGGCTACGACGTGGTCTTAGATCAGACGATGTTCTACCCCGAAGGCGGTGGTCAACCCGCCGACCACGGTACGATCTCGACGGACGACAAAACGGTGCAGGTCTCCGACGTGCAGATACGCGACGGTGTCGTCCTACACCGCACCGACGAGGACCCCGGTAAGGGCGAGTTCGTCCGCGGGCAACTCGACGTGGAACGCCGTCGCCGCCTGATGCGGCACCACACGGCGACACACGTCGTCGGACACGCGGCCAGGCAGGTCCTCGGCGACCACATCCGACAGGCCGGTGCGCAGAAGGGTACCGACCGCGCGCGCTTCGACATCACCCACTACGAACGCATCACGCGCGAGGAGGTCAAGCAGATAGAACAGGTGGCCAACGAAATCGTGATGCAGAATATCGCGGTGAAACAGGAGTGGCCGGACCGTCACGAGGCCGAGGACAAATACGGCTTCGACCTCTATCAGGGAGGTATTCCGCCGGGACGGAACATCCGCGTCATCACCGTCGGTGACGACGTGCAGGCCTGCGGCGGGACGCACGTCAAGCGAACCGGTGACATCGGATCGATCAAGATCCTGACGACCGAACCGGTACAAGACGGCATCGAGCGCATCGTCTTCGCTGCGGGCGACGCCGCCATCGAGGCGACGCAGGAGACGGAAGACGCGCTCTACGAAGCGGCCGAGGTTCTCGACGTGAACCCCGAAGACGTGCCTGACACGGCAGAGCGGTTCTTCACCGAATGGAAAGAGCGCGGAAAGACCATCGACCGACTGAAGTCCGAACTCGCGGAGGCGCGTGCCGCCGCGGAGACCGAAGAGATCGATGTGAGCGGAACGCCCGCTGTGGTTCAGCGACTCGACGGCGACGCCGACGAACTCCGGGCGACAGCGAACGCCATCGTCGATGAGGGTAAAGTTGCCGTTCTCGGCTCCGCTGCGGGCGGAAGCGCCCAGTTCGTTGTCGGAGTGCCCGACAACGTGGGAATCAACGCGGGCGAAGTCGTCGGCCAACTCGCTGCGAGCGTCGGCGGCGGCGGCGGTGGTCCGCCGGACTTCGCGCAGGGCGGCGGCCCGAACGTCGAGAAACTAGACGAAACGCTGGATGAAGCACCGGACGTGCTTCGGCAAGTTCTCGACGCCTAA